One window of the Lipingzhangella halophila genome contains the following:
- a CDS encoding CPBP family intramembrane glutamic endopeptidase gives MFLRMATHFAPTRPHPSAPAADPARTTTLAPRGLTAFFLIAFAFSWTVWWAGSLLIAGGNPMPAVIIGSFGPMVAAVSVTGATQGWSGVGALLRRYAPRRRGGFTPYAIAVVVVLAIAASATFPVFLQETSVDSAALGAALPLLPAQFLLIALAGGGNEELGWRGFALPRLQGALSPLAANLVLGLTWAVWHAPLAAMAGTAQSDMYFPAYALLCVGLTVVLGYIFNSARGGVFATVIAHAAINVVSSLKAAAVGDPAGPGEVALVALVAVVLVVATRGRLGARQPNDAER, from the coding sequence ATGTTTCTCCGTATGGCTACTCACTTCGCACCAACACGACCGCACCCCTCCGCACCCGCAGCCGACCCGGCGCGCACGACGACCCTTGCGCCGCGCGGCCTCACCGCCTTCTTCCTGATCGCCTTCGCTTTCTCCTGGACCGTCTGGTGGGCCGGCTCCCTCCTGATCGCGGGCGGCAACCCGATGCCTGCCGTGATCATCGGCAGTTTCGGGCCGATGGTGGCGGCGGTAAGCGTCACCGGGGCCACCCAGGGATGGTCCGGGGTGGGCGCCCTCTTGCGGCGCTACGCCCCCCGACGCAGGGGCGGGTTCACGCCCTACGCGATCGCGGTGGTGGTCGTCCTGGCCATCGCGGCCTCCGCGACATTCCCGGTGTTCCTGCAGGAAACATCAGTGGACAGCGCCGCACTGGGTGCGGCCCTGCCGCTGCTGCCCGCCCAGTTCCTGCTCATCGCGCTGGCCGGCGGCGGCAACGAGGAGCTGGGGTGGCGGGGCTTCGCGCTCCCCCGTCTCCAGGGCGCCCTTTCCCCGCTGGCGGCGAACCTGGTGCTCGGATTGACCTGGGCGGTCTGGCACGCCCCGCTGGCCGCCATGGCGGGCACCGCCCAGTCGGACATGTACTTCCCCGCCTACGCCCTGCTCTGCGTCGGTCTCACGGTCGTGCTCGGCTACATCTTCAACTCCGCCCGCGGCGGCGTGTTCGCCACAGTGATCGCGCACGCCGCGATCAACGTCGTCTCAAGCCTCAAGGCCGCCGCGGTGGGCGACCCCGCCGGGCCGGGCGAGGTCGCGCTCGTCGCCCTCGTCGCGGTGGTCCTCGTGGTCGCGACCCGCGGCCGCCTGGGGGCGCGCCAGCCAAACGACGCCGAGCGCTAG
- a CDS encoding MFS transporter, with protein sequence MWNNSRRPPVWLAALTLAAFAVQTDDFIIIGVLPAIASDLDVSEAAAGQLVTIYSLVYALTAPLWAFLLSRVPLRTALLGSLAVFSAANFAVPLAGSFPALVALRVIAALAAAVVLPCALAAASTGAPSGRRGRYLATVMTGLTGAILVGVPAGTWIGATLDWRATFVFGGLLGVAALVLVRALPGAVSDAQDEERSIGTLLRPMLNRAVAAILLITVLTVAGNLAFQTYISVVLAGLAGVTPGLLAVLLVCSGIGGLLGTRASGRLVDRFGAVPAFLAAGMLFCAAMSAFALLWLARPVPVPFATVLLVLWSAAAWAVPPTLQALMLDRVGARTAAQAMAVHSSSVYVGAALGGTVGGAVTASGVGLVPLAAALSMALGLALSPLARSTTTAREPSGDG encoded by the coding sequence GTGTGGAACAACTCCCGACGACCCCCCGTGTGGCTCGCCGCGCTGACACTGGCGGCTTTCGCCGTCCAGACGGATGACTTCATCATCATCGGGGTCCTCCCCGCCATCGCTTCCGACCTGGATGTCTCGGAGGCCGCGGCCGGCCAGCTCGTGACCATCTACTCTCTCGTCTACGCCCTCACCGCACCACTCTGGGCGTTCCTGCTCTCCCGGGTACCGCTGAGAACCGCGCTGCTCGGGTCCCTCGCCGTCTTCTCGGCGGCGAACTTCGCGGTGCCGCTCGCCGGTTCCTTCCCCGCCCTCGTGGCGCTTCGGGTCATCGCGGCGTTGGCCGCGGCGGTCGTCCTGCCCTGCGCGTTGGCGGCTGCCAGCACCGGTGCTCCGTCCGGGCGAAGAGGGCGCTACCTGGCCACGGTCATGACCGGCCTGACCGGCGCGATCCTGGTCGGCGTCCCCGCGGGAACGTGGATCGGAGCAACCCTCGACTGGCGGGCGACGTTCGTCTTCGGTGGGCTGCTCGGCGTGGCCGCCCTGGTTCTCGTCCGCGCACTGCCCGGCGCGGTGTCCGACGCTCAGGACGAGGAACGCTCGATCGGTACCCTGCTCCGTCCCATGCTGAACCGGGCCGTCGCCGCCATCCTCCTCATCACAGTGCTCACGGTGGCGGGAAACCTCGCCTTCCAGACCTACATCTCGGTGGTGCTGGCGGGACTCGCGGGTGTCACCCCGGGCCTGCTCGCGGTGCTCCTGGTGTGCTCGGGGATCGGTGGGCTTCTCGGCACGCGTGCCTCCGGTCGGCTCGTGGACCGCTTCGGGGCGGTGCCCGCGTTCCTCGCCGCCGGGATGCTCTTCTGTGCGGCGATGTCCGCGTTCGCGCTGCTCTGGCTCGCGCGCCCGGTTCCCGTCCCCTTCGCCACCGTCCTGCTGGTGCTCTGGTCGGCCGCCGCGTGGGCGGTGCCACCGACCCTGCAGGCCCTGATGCTCGACCGGGTTGGCGCCCGAACCGCGGCACAGGCGATGGCGGTCCACAGCAGCTCCGTCTACGTGGGGGCGGCCCTGGGTGGGACGGTGGGTGGGGCCGTGACCGCCTCGGGTGTCGGTCTCGTCCCACTCGCCGCTGCCCTGTCGATGGCGCTGGGGCTGGCCCTGAGCCCGCTGGCGCGCTCCACCACGACGGCGCGAGAGCCCAGCGGAGACGGTTGA
- a CDS encoding TetR/AcrR family transcriptional regulator, producing MPRTADPRRRREVVDAVITQLTHTGIANVSLRALAEGLGQSTRVLTHHFPDKSALLWAVLERLDELQHTALRSTPGWDDPSTPVSHIVRAAWERNMRPDEIAMTRLIREIEGLAAGGRLPAAVPGFVRGRAEFVASCLVVRGVPNEAAMVQASLLNAAFSGLEGDYLITGDQERAEAALDNLCAWIDTYVGHSHSSRPR from the coding sequence ATGCCCAGGACCGCTGATCCGCGACGGCGACGCGAGGTCGTGGACGCGGTGATCACGCAGCTCACCCACACGGGCATCGCGAACGTCTCGCTGCGCGCCCTCGCCGAAGGGTTGGGCCAGAGCACGCGTGTGCTGACCCACCACTTCCCCGACAAGAGCGCCCTCCTCTGGGCGGTCCTGGAGCGGCTCGACGAACTGCAGCACACGGCACTGCGCTCCACCCCGGGATGGGACGACCCCTCGACGCCCGTGTCCCACATCGTTCGGGCGGCCTGGGAACGAAACATGAGGCCGGACGAGATCGCCATGACGCGCCTCATCCGCGAGATCGAGGGACTGGCCGCCGGCGGAAGGCTTCCCGCCGCCGTCCCGGGCTTCGTGCGCGGCCGCGCCGAGTTCGTCGCCTCCTGCCTGGTCGTTCGAGGAGTGCCCAACGAAGCTGCCATGGTCCAGGCGAGCCTGCTCAACGCGGCCTTCAGTGGCCTCGAAGGCGACTACCTCATCACCGGCGATCAGGAGCGGGCCGAGGCCGCGCTCGACAACCTGTGCGCCTGGATCGACACCTACGTTGGGCACTCCCACTCCTCCCGCCCGCGCTGA
- a CDS encoding helix-turn-helix transcriptional regulator: protein MRAERLVALVFTLQSRRNATIAELAESLGVSERTMHRDVAALRDLGVPVWTEAGRNGGIRLVDGWRTRIDGLTSREAVALFAMGAPRALAELGLGTAVSAAHAKVSATLPAPLREQAQHISERFHLDAPAWFRRSEETEHLAGMARAVWEQRRLRVSYRRSDRTVERELDPLGLVLKAGVWYLVARADGNLRTYRVSRVTGTEELDDHFERPAGFDLAGWWEHSSAQFEKSLQRVPVRVRLGPFGARSLPALIDTDLAVSALDNAGPPDTEGWREVELPLEEDSQIAAGQLLALGTDVEVIGPPAVRAAFADTARRMADRHR, encoded by the coding sequence GTGCGTGCGGAGCGGTTGGTGGCGCTGGTGTTCACCCTGCAGAGTCGGCGCAACGCGACTATCGCGGAACTGGCGGAGTCGCTCGGGGTCTCCGAGCGGACCATGCACCGCGACGTCGCCGCACTGCGGGATCTCGGCGTTCCGGTGTGGACCGAAGCCGGGCGCAACGGCGGCATCCGCCTCGTCGACGGGTGGCGCACCCGGATCGACGGGCTCACCTCGCGGGAGGCCGTCGCGCTCTTCGCCATGGGCGCTCCGCGGGCGCTCGCCGAGCTCGGGCTCGGCACCGCGGTCTCCGCGGCGCACGCCAAGGTCTCGGCCACCCTGCCGGCGCCGCTGCGCGAGCAGGCGCAGCACATCTCCGAGCGGTTCCACCTGGACGCCCCGGCGTGGTTCCGCCGCTCGGAGGAGACCGAGCACCTGGCCGGAATGGCCCGCGCGGTGTGGGAGCAGCGGCGCCTGCGGGTGAGCTACCGCCGCAGCGACCGCACCGTCGAACGCGAGCTGGACCCGCTCGGTCTGGTGCTCAAGGCCGGGGTGTGGTATCTCGTGGCCCGCGCGGACGGCAACCTGCGCACCTACCGCGTCAGCCGCGTTACCGGCACCGAGGAACTCGACGATCACTTCGAACGGCCGGCCGGGTTCGACCTCGCGGGCTGGTGGGAGCACTCCTCGGCGCAGTTCGAGAAGTCACTGCAGCGCGTCCCGGTTCGGGTGCGGTTGGGTCCCTTCGGCGCCCGCTCCCTGCCCGCGCTCATCGACACCGACCTCGCAGTCTCGGCCCTCGACAACGCCGGCCCGCCGGACACCGAGGGGTGGCGCGAGGTCGAGCTGCCGCTGGAGGAGGACTCCCAGATCGCGGCCGGGCAGCTTCTCGCCCTCGGAACCGACGTCGAGGTCATCGGGCCGCCCGCCGTGCGGGCGGCGTTCGCCGACACCGCACGGCGGATGGCCGACCGTCACCGGTAA
- a CDS encoding SDR family oxidoreductase encodes MNKDLTGKVALVAGGTRGASRAIAVELGRSGAEVYVTGRTTREERSEVDRSETIEGTVDLIGEAGGSGVAVRVDHLDPDEVRGLAERIDAEHGRLDILVDGVWGGDDYIGWATPVWEHSLDASLRMVRLGIDSHIITSHHLLPLVIRQPGGLVVDMTDGTAEYNAKFREGTSLAFYVAKTAAHNLAIAQAAETRDHECTAVAMTPGWIRSEAMLDIFGVTEDTWRDALEEQPHFAISESPTFVGRAVAALAADPERARFSGQTLNSGQLAKVYGFDDVDGSRPDGWRYMVEVAGQDKPADTTGYR; translated from the coding sequence ATGAACAAGGATCTGACTGGCAAAGTGGCGTTGGTGGCCGGGGGGACCCGGGGAGCGAGCAGGGCGATCGCGGTAGAGCTCGGCCGCAGCGGAGCGGAGGTGTACGTCACGGGACGCACCACCCGGGAGGAGCGCTCCGAGGTGGACCGTTCGGAGACGATCGAGGGCACCGTGGATCTCATCGGCGAGGCGGGCGGCTCGGGCGTGGCCGTCCGCGTCGATCACCTCGACCCCGATGAGGTGCGCGGGCTGGCCGAGCGTATCGACGCCGAGCACGGGCGGCTCGACATCCTGGTCGACGGGGTCTGGGGCGGCGACGACTACATCGGATGGGCCACGCCGGTGTGGGAGCACTCGCTGGACGCGAGCCTACGCATGGTCCGGCTCGGGATCGACTCCCACATCATCACCAGCCACCACCTCCTTCCACTGGTGATTCGCCAGCCAGGCGGTCTGGTGGTGGACATGACCGACGGCACCGCCGAGTACAACGCGAAGTTCCGCGAGGGCACCTCGCTGGCCTTCTACGTCGCCAAGACGGCCGCCCACAACCTCGCCATCGCCCAGGCCGCGGAGACCCGGGACCACGAGTGCACGGCGGTGGCGATGACCCCGGGCTGGATCCGCTCGGAGGCGATGCTGGACATCTTCGGCGTCACCGAGGACACCTGGCGCGACGCGCTGGAGGAGCAACCGCACTTCGCGATCTCGGAGTCGCCGACGTTCGTCGGGCGCGCGGTCGCGGCGCTGGCCGCCGACCCGGAGAGGGCCCGCTTCTCCGGGCAGACGCTGAACAGTGGGCAGCTCGCCAAGGTCTACGGCTTCGACGACGTCGACGGCAGCCGCCCGGACGGGTGGCGCTACATGGTGGAAGTGGCGGGGCAGGACAAGCCCGCGGACACCACCGGTTACCGGTGA
- a CDS encoding helix-turn-helix domain-containing protein, with product MADQKKPSIRRRRLSAELKRARRDAGLSIEQVAEMTEWSAGKISNLETGVRLYPSVMEIKGFLDTYGVTDERRREAVLELTRKAREKGWWTKYSDVFTDDFPGFEAEASTIHTYELARIPGLLQTPEYVELLMRASLYRSEVDVNRAVETRRQRQEILTRSNAPELWAVIDEAALLRFQTNLSVFQKQLQHLIDMAEADNSVTIQVLPFASGMHAGLQGPFVILGFGETMSPVVYLETDTDGLYLEEAEDVDRYRKLFDHVRTSARHPEASLQILKNLI from the coding sequence TTGGCCGACCAGAAGAAGCCGTCTATCCGGCGCCGGCGGCTGTCCGCAGAGCTGAAGCGTGCACGGCGCGACGCCGGGTTGAGCATCGAGCAGGTCGCCGAGATGACCGAGTGGTCGGCAGGCAAGATCTCCAACCTGGAGACCGGCGTCCGGCTCTACCCCTCAGTGATGGAGATCAAAGGCTTCCTCGACACCTACGGCGTGACTGACGAACGGCGTCGCGAGGCCGTCCTGGAGCTGACTCGCAAAGCTCGGGAGAAGGGCTGGTGGACCAAGTACAGCGACGTCTTCACCGATGACTTCCCCGGGTTCGAGGCCGAGGCCAGCACCATCCACACCTACGAACTCGCCCGGATTCCCGGGTTGCTGCAGACTCCCGAGTATGTGGAGCTGCTCATGCGTGCCAGCCTCTACCGCAGCGAGGTAGACGTGAACCGGGCAGTCGAGACACGTCGGCAGCGACAGGAGATCCTCACCAGATCGAACGCCCCGGAGCTATGGGCAGTGATCGATGAGGCGGCACTGCTCCGGTTCCAGACGAATCTGTCCGTGTTCCAAAAGCAGCTCCAGCACCTGATCGACATGGCCGAGGCGGACAACTCCGTGACGATCCAGGTCCTCCCGTTCGCGAGCGGCATGCACGCCGGGCTGCAAGGACCCTTCGTGATCCTCGGCTTCGGCGAAACCATGAGCCCCGTGGTCTACCTGGAAACCGACACCGATGGCCTCTACCTCGAAGAGGCAGAGGACGTAGATCGATACCGCAAGCTGTTCGACCATGTAAGAACCAGCGCACGCCACCCAGAAGCATCGCTTCAGATTCTGAAGAACCTGATTTAG
- a CDS encoding DUF397 domain-containing protein, protein MKHLFPSHLAFRKSSYSDRNNCVEVATLSEGAAVRDSQNPEQGHISVPTAEWSAFLTDVQAGRL, encoded by the coding sequence ATGAAACACCTATTCCCATCCCACCTGGCGTTCCGCAAGTCCAGCTACAGCGACCGGAACAACTGCGTTGAGGTGGCCACCCTCTCCGAGGGCGCAGCCGTCCGCGACTCCCAGAACCCAGAACAGGGCCACATCTCCGTTCCGACTGCTGAGTGGAGCGCGTTCCTGACCGATGTCCAGGCCGGCCGCCTGTAA
- a CDS encoding LacI family DNA-binding transcriptional regulator, translated as MSFAADPAAPEPVRGAAGRPVGINEVAARAGVSPATVSNVLNRPERVAGDTRRRVEEAIAELDYVRNSSGSNLRSGRSDSIGLVVHDVTNPFFTEVARGVQDAAAGEGRAVVLLNSDEQASWQSRSLRLLAEQRAAGAVVMPVDDDMSDLLWLRGRGTPWVVLDRGDVGADLGCSVTVDNHAGGLAAGRHLIGLGHERVTFVSGPLGIEQCARRLDGLRAACEESGLAPERAIRVVETPQLNPRSGEQAVEEVLAGGPRRRPQAAFCANDQLALGLLKSLGARGLRVPDDLSVVGYDDVDVAGLVHPGLTTVAQPKYELGRAAMRLLHSELSDADHVHQRLRFEPELVVRGSTAPATVATPEHHG; from the coding sequence GTGTCATTCGCCGCCGATCCCGCCGCGCCCGAACCGGTCCGGGGCGCCGCAGGCCGTCCGGTGGGGATCAACGAGGTCGCCGCGCGCGCCGGCGTCTCGCCCGCCACGGTCTCCAACGTGCTCAACCGGCCGGAACGGGTCGCCGGAGACACCCGGCGGCGCGTTGAGGAGGCGATCGCCGAGCTCGACTACGTGCGCAACTCCTCCGGCAGCAACCTGCGCTCCGGGCGCAGCGACTCCATCGGCCTGGTCGTGCACGACGTGACCAACCCCTTCTTCACCGAGGTCGCGCGGGGCGTGCAGGACGCGGCCGCCGGCGAGGGCCGCGCGGTGGTGCTGCTCAACTCCGACGAGCAGGCGAGCTGGCAGAGCCGTTCCCTGCGGCTCCTGGCCGAGCAGCGCGCCGCCGGAGCCGTGGTGATGCCGGTCGATGACGATATGTCCGACCTGCTGTGGCTGCGCGGCCGCGGCACCCCGTGGGTGGTGCTCGACCGGGGCGACGTCGGTGCGGACCTGGGGTGCAGCGTCACCGTCGACAACCATGCGGGAGGGCTGGCAGCGGGCCGACACCTGATCGGCCTCGGCCACGAACGCGTCACGTTCGTCAGCGGGCCGCTGGGCATCGAGCAGTGCGCGCGGCGGCTCGACGGACTGCGCGCGGCGTGCGAGGAGAGCGGGCTCGCCCCCGAGCGGGCGATCCGGGTGGTCGAGACACCGCAGCTCAATCCGCGCTCCGGCGAACAGGCGGTGGAGGAGGTACTCGCCGGCGGGCCGCGGCGCCGCCCGCAGGCGGCGTTCTGCGCCAACGACCAGCTCGCCCTGGGACTCCTCAAGAGCCTGGGCGCGCGGGGGCTGCGCGTCCCCGACGACCTCTCCGTCGTGGGCTACGACGACGTGGACGTCGCCGGTCTCGTGCACCCGGGCCTGACCACGGTGGCCCAGCCCAAGTACGAGCTGGGCCGGGCGGCCATGCGCCTGCTGCACTCCGAACTCTCCGACGCCGACCACGTGCACCAGCGGCTGCGGTTCGAGCCGGAACTAGTAGTACGCGGCTCAACCGCGCCCGCGACAGTCGCCACCCCGGAACACCACGGCTGA